Proteins found in one Terribacillus sp. DMT04 genomic segment:
- the pth gene encoding aminoacyl-tRNA hydrolase has translation MKMIVGLGNPGQKFDQTRHNIGFIAIDELVHRHSLPLTNKKFNSVYATGMINGEKVILVKPTTFMNLSGEAVRPLMDYYNVELEDVAVIYDDLDLPAGKIRLREKGGHGGHNGIRSLIDHLGTKEFKRLRLGIGRPVNRQPVVDYVLQRFHKDELQDIVDSVKKSADAVEAWLQEPFLNVMNDFNR, from the coding sequence ATGAAAATGATTGTTGGGCTTGGGAATCCGGGTCAGAAGTTTGATCAGACGCGGCATAATATTGGGTTCATTGCAATTGATGAATTGGTGCATCGGCACAGTTTGCCGTTAACAAATAAAAAATTTAATAGTGTCTATGCAACAGGCATGATTAATGGGGAAAAGGTTATTCTTGTGAAGCCGACAACGTTTATGAACCTTTCGGGCGAGGCGGTTCGTCCGCTGATGGATTATTATAATGTGGAGCTTGAGGATGTGGCTGTCATTTATGATGATTTAGACTTGCCTGCTGGGAAGATTCGTCTTCGGGAGAAGGGCGGTCATGGCGGTCATAATGGTATTCGATCTTTGATTGATCATCTCGGTACGAAAGAATTCAAGCGACTTCGACTTGGAATTGGCCGTCCAGTTAATCGGCAGCCTGTAGTAGACTACGTACTGCAGCGTTTCCATAAGGATGAATTACAAGATATAGTAGACAGTGTGAAGAAATCTGCTGATGCTGTAGAAGCATGGCTTCAGGAGCCTTTCTTGAATGTTATGAACGATTTCAATCGCTGA
- a CDS encoding transcriptional regulator, giving the protein MTAHELTITLFVIPILLAQGIWLYIDAKKRGTYAWAWGIVGLIQFPMPLLCYYLFIIRRERRG; this is encoded by the coding sequence ATGACAGCGCACGAATTAACAATCACTCTCTTTGTTATACCAATTTTGCTGGCGCAAGGGATTTGGTTATATATAGATGCTAAAAAAAGAGGCACATATGCATGGGCCTGGGGGATCGTTGGATTGATACAGTTTCCAATGCCACTCCTTTGTTACTATCTATTCATTATTCGCAGAGAGAGAAGGGGGTAG
- the mfd gene encoding transcription-repair coupling factor, translated as MQEIKQFVSAQDDIQSVINGIKSGMGEQLLTGLSGSARGVLATVLQDAVRRKVILVTHQLTQAQTLYEDLLELSTNSNVYLYPVNELLASELAISSPELRSQRLDALRNWMQSENGVLVAPAAALKRILPQPAKWESYQLAFRVGEEIDLDQNIKSLTDMGYERSDMVAGPGEFSLRGGILDIFPLTEENPVRIELFDTEVDSIRYFDSDTQRSMEKQQTVEIGPATELLVDQEDIARAAVRLEKALGETISKLKEDDHKQRVLEAVSQDLERLKQQERFPAMAKYAGYFYEKPASLLDYLGQDGYIILDEMSRIQETANRLDEEEAEWHQSLLEAHQTVRDLRLSFDWHEVLQQMKQPRLYLSVFLRHISNTQPQNIVNVTCRAMQQFHGQMHLLKNELERWSKSNYSIILMAPNQQRAEKIQAVMADYEMEAVITEHVSLPTSSPAIIIGNISSGFELPFHKLAVLTENELFKKRTSRPKRKQKISNAERIKSYQELAVGDYVVHANHGIGRYVGIETLQVQDIRKDFMLIRYSGDDKLFVPIDQIDLVQKYVGSEGKEPKLYKLGGSEWKKVKSRVQSSVEDIADELIKLYAEREASKGYAFSEDTEMQREFEAAFPYQETEDQLRCIDEIKQDMERERPMDRLLCGDVGYGKTEVAIRAAFKAIADGKQVAILVPTTILAQQHYETILERFQDYPINVGLMSRFRTRKQQNEVTAGLKNGTVDVVVGTHRLLSKDVVYKDLGLLVVDEEQRFGVKHKEKLKQLKTNVDVLTLTATPIPRTLHMSMLGVRDLSVIETPPENRFPIQTYVMEYNPVFIREAIEREMARDGQVFFLYNQVESIERKAQEISALVDDARVAFAHGQMNESELEGVMLAFLEGEYDVLVSTTIIETGVDIPNVNTLIVNNADRMGLSQLYQLRGRVGRSNRVAYAYFTYQQDKVLTEVAEKRLQAIKEFTELGSGFKIAMRDLSIRGAGNLLGSQQHGFIDSVGFDMYSQMLTEAVEARKAGKPAEEMKPFEVELDLDINAYIPETYISDEKQKIDMYKRFQSCTSQEEIHDLREELIDRFGDYPDEVANLFHVTTIKMYAKREKIESISEKKKKQRMEILVDPDRSQYVDGGKLFDFANQYGRMVQLGTEDKKLKIVFNWDRNSYNRRYEIAEEFIQAMREFKRAS; from the coding sequence ATGCAAGAGATTAAGCAATTCGTCTCTGCCCAGGATGACATTCAGTCTGTCATCAATGGGATAAAGTCAGGGATGGGGGAACAGCTTCTCACCGGTTTGTCCGGCTCGGCAAGAGGTGTGTTAGCGACAGTACTGCAGGATGCAGTGCGACGTAAGGTTATTCTTGTTACCCACCAGCTGACACAGGCGCAAACACTTTATGAAGACCTATTAGAACTTAGTACAAATTCAAATGTTTATCTTTATCCGGTAAATGAACTGCTAGCATCAGAGCTCGCCATCTCCAGTCCGGAACTCCGCAGCCAGCGGCTTGATGCTTTGCGTAATTGGATGCAGAGTGAAAATGGTGTCTTGGTGGCACCGGCTGCTGCTTTAAAACGAATACTTCCGCAACCAGCTAAATGGGAAAGCTATCAGCTGGCTTTTCGTGTTGGAGAAGAAATCGATCTTGACCAAAATATAAAGTCACTTACAGATATGGGATACGAGCGTTCGGATATGGTTGCAGGTCCTGGCGAGTTCAGCTTACGCGGCGGTATCCTGGATATCTTTCCGCTGACTGAAGAAAACCCAGTGAGGATAGAATTATTTGATACAGAAGTCGATTCTATACGGTACTTTGATTCAGATACACAGCGATCCATGGAGAAGCAGCAAACGGTCGAAATAGGACCAGCGACAGAATTGCTTGTTGATCAAGAAGATATCGCAAGGGCGGCTGTTCGTCTCGAGAAAGCGTTAGGCGAAACAATTAGTAAGCTGAAAGAAGATGACCATAAACAGCGAGTACTTGAGGCAGTCAGTCAGGATCTGGAGCGGCTGAAGCAGCAAGAGCGCTTCCCTGCAATGGCTAAATATGCTGGCTATTTCTACGAAAAGCCAGCTAGTTTATTAGATTATCTTGGACAGGATGGCTATATTATCCTTGATGAGATGAGCCGCATTCAAGAAACTGCCAATCGGCTTGATGAAGAGGAAGCGGAATGGCATCAAAGTCTGTTGGAAGCACATCAGACTGTAAGGGATTTACGCCTCTCCTTTGACTGGCACGAGGTATTGCAGCAAATGAAACAGCCGCGTCTTTATTTGAGTGTTTTCCTGCGGCATATATCGAATACGCAGCCGCAAAACATTGTAAATGTAACATGCAGAGCAATGCAGCAATTCCATGGACAAATGCATTTATTGAAAAATGAGTTAGAACGATGGAGCAAGAGCAATTATTCTATTATCTTAATGGCACCGAACCAACAGCGAGCAGAAAAAATACAGGCAGTCATGGCTGATTATGAGATGGAAGCGGTCATTACAGAGCATGTATCGTTACCAACAAGTTCTCCGGCAATTATTATTGGCAATATTAGCAGCGGATTTGAGCTGCCGTTCCACAAGCTGGCAGTTTTAACAGAGAACGAATTGTTCAAGAAACGAACCTCAAGACCAAAACGGAAACAAAAGATATCCAATGCAGAACGAATTAAGAGTTACCAGGAGCTTGCGGTGGGCGATTACGTTGTGCATGCTAATCATGGTATTGGTCGCTACGTTGGAATAGAAACGCTGCAAGTACAAGACATACGGAAAGATTTCATGTTGATCCGTTATTCAGGCGACGATAAGTTATTTGTACCAATCGATCAAATTGATCTTGTGCAAAAGTATGTTGGTTCGGAAGGTAAAGAACCAAAGCTGTATAAACTTGGCGGATCAGAATGGAAGAAAGTAAAAAGCCGTGTGCAGTCTTCTGTGGAAGATATTGCGGATGAACTAATCAAGCTGTATGCGGAGCGAGAAGCATCGAAAGGATATGCCTTTTCCGAAGATACCGAAATGCAGCGAGAGTTCGAAGCAGCTTTCCCTTATCAGGAAACAGAAGATCAGCTTCGCTGTATTGATGAAATTAAGCAGGATATGGAACGGGAGCGTCCGATGGACAGGCTGCTTTGCGGAGATGTTGGGTATGGTAAAACAGAGGTTGCCATTCGCGCTGCATTTAAAGCCATTGCAGATGGCAAGCAAGTTGCCATTCTTGTTCCGACTACCATATTAGCACAGCAGCATTATGAGACGATTTTAGAACGATTCCAAGATTACCCGATTAATGTTGGACTTATGAGTCGTTTCCGGACACGCAAACAGCAAAATGAGGTAACAGCAGGCTTGAAGAACGGTACAGTTGATGTTGTCGTAGGAACACACCGACTATTGTCCAAAGATGTCGTCTATAAGGACCTTGGGCTGTTAGTTGTCGATGAAGAGCAGCGTTTTGGTGTAAAACATAAAGAAAAACTAAAACAGCTGAAGACGAATGTCGACGTATTAACGTTAACGGCAACGCCAATTCCGCGGACATTGCATATGTCCATGCTTGGTGTCAGAGACTTATCTGTTATCGAGACGCCGCCGGAAAACAGATTCCCGATTCAAACATATGTGATGGAATATAATCCGGTATTTATCCGAGAAGCGATTGAGCGGGAAATGGCGCGCGATGGCCAAGTGTTCTTCCTGTATAACCAGGTTGAAAGCATTGAGCGAAAAGCGCAGGAGATCTCTGCTTTGGTTGATGATGCGAGGGTTGCATTTGCGCATGGTCAGATGAATGAATCAGAGCTCGAAGGTGTGATGCTTGCCTTCTTGGAAGGGGAGTATGACGTCCTTGTCAGTACGACCATCATTGAAACCGGTGTAGATATACCTAATGTAAATACATTAATCGTTAATAATGCCGATCGCATGGGCCTTAGCCAGTTGTATCAGCTGCGCGGAAGAGTTGGACGCTCAAATCGTGTTGCTTATGCTTACTTCACTTATCAGCAAGATAAAGTGCTCACAGAGGTGGCGGAAAAACGGCTGCAGGCGATCAAAGAATTCACAGAGCTCGGTTCTGGTTTCAAGATTGCCATGCGTGACTTATCTATCCGCGGAGCAGGTAACTTGCTCGGTTCTCAGCAGCATGGATTTATTGATTCGGTCGGTTTTGATATGTACTCACAGATGCTTACAGAAGCAGTGGAGGCTCGTAAAGCAGGTAAGCCTGCTGAGGAGATGAAGCCGTTTGAAGTGGAATTGGATCTGGACATCAATGCGTATATACCGGAGACCTATATTAGCGATGAAAAGCAGAAGATTGATATGTATAAACGGTTCCAAAGCTGTACCTCTCAAGAAGAGATTCATGACTTACGCGAGGAGCTAATTGATCGTTTTGGAGATTATCCGGATGAAGTAGCTAATCTCTTCCACGTTACAACAATCAAGATGTACGCGAAACGTGAGAAAATCGAATCCATTAGTGAGAAGAAGAAAAAGCAGCGCATGGAGATACTCGTCGATCCAGATAGGAGTCAGTATGTAGATGGCGGAAAACTATTTGACTTTGCAAATCAATACGGGCGGATGGTCCAGCTTGGCACAGAAGACAAGAAACTGAAGATCGTGTTCAATTGGGACAGAAACTCCTATAACCGCCGGTATGAGATTGCAGAGGAATTCATCCAAGCAATGCGGGAATTCAAGCGAGCCAGCTAA
- a CDS encoding YxlC family protein translates to MKHDDVIKEMNEAWTEMDRKVPIDIPDAEEIIHQLNCGEKRYQESLRKELFGFILLACVLLSLYIAAVVHIMWAFYVMQFASAAAVLILLLVERRKRRVM, encoded by the coding sequence ATGAAGCATGATGATGTAATCAAGGAAATGAATGAGGCGTGGACAGAGATGGACAGGAAAGTGCCAATTGATATCCCGGATGCTGAGGAGATCATCCACCAGCTAAATTGTGGAGAGAAGCGATATCAGGAAAGCCTGCGTAAAGAATTATTTGGATTCATCCTTCTCGCATGTGTCTTGCTGTCTCTATATATCGCAGCAGTTGTGCATATCATGTGGGCTTTTTATGTTATGCAATTCGCATCAGCTGCTGCAGTTCTCATTCTATTGTTGGTTGAGAGAAGAAAAAGGAGGGTGATGTAA
- the sigY gene encoding RNA polymerase sigma factor SigY yields MEDAVNSVSIENAKKDKSAFSLLFQQYYAFLYRYLFKLTMNKEMTEDLLQETMIRAYINLPKFRYQSKFSTWLVSIATRLFLDEQRKRKRDRKRHEQLTENEKRKMKWELAQENLDWSLHLGLFSTLSTETRTLILLRHYYGYSIEEIAAMTKLKKGTVKSRIHYAQKKLREEWRDEA; encoded by the coding sequence ATGGAAGACGCGGTAAATAGTGTTTCAATCGAGAATGCTAAGAAAGATAAATCAGCTTTCAGTCTGCTATTCCAGCAATACTATGCATTCTTATATCGTTATCTCTTCAAACTCACCATGAATAAAGAAATGACAGAGGACTTACTGCAAGAAACAATGATACGTGCTTATATAAATTTACCTAAATTCCGATATCAATCAAAGTTTTCTACGTGGCTGGTATCTATTGCAACGCGCTTATTCTTGGATGAACAGCGAAAAAGGAAACGTGATAGAAAAAGACATGAGCAGCTGACCGAGAATGAAAAACGAAAAATGAAATGGGAGTTGGCACAAGAAAATCTGGATTGGTCACTGCACCTCGGATTATTTTCCACTCTATCTACAGAGACGAGAACGCTCATCCTGCTTCGTCATTATTATGGCTATTCCATTGAAGAGATTGCTGCAATGACAAAATTAAAAAAAGGAACGGTAAAATCTCGTATCCATTATGCACAAAAGAAATTAAGAGAGGAGTGGCGTGATGAAGCATGA
- a CDS encoding ABC transporter ATP-binding protein, which produces MALLEARGLVKQYGKHVAVNNLNLQLIENECLVLLGPNGAGKTTTLHMLAGLIIPTDGAILSENKAISRDKVGFLPQHPVFFNWMYPKEYLLLAGTLSGMTNRTINERIQYVLELTGLLKAQKQKIGSFSGGMKQRLGIAQAILHEPQILLLDEPVSALDPAGRIDVMNIMNVLKNKMTILFSTHVLHDAEQVGDKALIMRAGQGISYENMKEWKDNQLQERYRLETSEMLQDELLRKFYEHIEVQETKKVVGTLKPGITSNMLLQSCIEQHIQVRYFGTEEKSLQERYMEVMES; this is translated from the coding sequence ATGGCTCTGCTGGAAGCAAGAGGATTAGTGAAACAATATGGGAAACATGTTGCAGTTAACAACTTGAATCTTCAACTTATAGAAAATGAGTGTCTTGTGCTCTTAGGACCAAATGGAGCTGGTAAGACGACAACATTGCATATGCTGGCAGGTTTAATTATACCCACTGATGGAGCGATATTGAGTGAGAACAAAGCAATCAGTAGAGATAAAGTAGGGTTTCTACCTCAGCACCCCGTTTTCTTTAATTGGATGTACCCGAAAGAATATCTTTTGTTAGCAGGCACTTTATCAGGAATGACAAATCGAACGATAAATGAACGGATTCAATACGTATTAGAACTGACAGGTTTGTTAAAAGCACAAAAGCAGAAAATAGGCAGTTTCTCTGGAGGTATGAAACAGCGACTTGGTATAGCACAGGCTATCTTACATGAACCGCAAATCCTTCTGCTCGATGAACCGGTCTCTGCACTTGATCCAGCAGGAAGGATAGATGTGATGAATATTATGAATGTATTAAAGAATAAAATGACCATCTTATTCTCTACGCATGTTTTACATGATGCGGAGCAAGTGGGTGATAAGGCGCTAATTATGAGAGCGGGACAGGGAATCTCTTATGAGAATATGAAGGAATGGAAAGATAATCAGCTTCAAGAGCGCTATCGCTTGGAAACATCCGAAATGCTGCAAGATGAGTTACTGCGTAAATTTTATGAACACATAGAAGTACAGGAAACCAAGAAGGTTGTTGGAACATTAAAACCCGGTATAACATCAAACATGCTATTACAAAGTTGCATCGAGCAGCATATACAAGTCCGTTACTTTGGAACAGAAGAAAAATCCTTACAGGAGCGCTATATGGAGGTGATGGAAAGTTGA
- the spoVT gene encoding stage V sporulation protein T, with amino-acid sequence MKATGIVRRIDDLGRVVIPKEIRRTLRIREGDPLEIFVDRDGEVILKKYSPISELGDFAKEYAEALFTTIDHGVMICDRDEYIAVAGESKKEYMNKGIGDIIEKAMQDRATAVYNQSGNVELVEGKDDDIQAYVVSPIIASGDPIGCVVIVSRNDGELSTVEEKAAETAANFLARQME; translated from the coding sequence ATGAAGGCTACAGGAATCGTACGTAGAATTGATGATTTGGGACGTGTTGTTATCCCGAAGGAAATACGCCGGACACTGCGCATTCGAGAAGGAGATCCGCTAGAGATCTTTGTTGATCGTGATGGAGAGGTTATTCTAAAAAAATACTCACCTATCAGTGAATTAGGTGATTTCGCAAAAGAATACGCGGAAGCGCTATTTACTACAATTGATCATGGTGTTATGATCTGTGACCGTGACGAATATATCGCAGTTGCAGGGGAATCGAAGAAAGAATACATGAACAAAGGCATTGGAGACATTATCGAAAAGGCGATGCAGGACAGAGCAACTGCTGTTTACAATCAATCGGGAAATGTTGAACTTGTAGAAGGAAAAGATGACGACATACAAGCTTATGTAGTAAGCCCGATTATCGCCAGCGGTGACCCAATTGGCTGTGTTGTCATTGTCAGCCGTAATGATGGTGAATTGAGCACGGTAGAGGAAAAGGCGGCAGAAACAGCTGCTAACTTCCTTGCGAGACAAATGGAATAA
- a CDS encoding helix-turn-helix transcriptional regulator codes for MILEHQNGLLLWRKSLLGERSWRDDLSYKLLFNPSGKSVYQFKDQDMALTAGELLLLNPHVLHKQLFHTSEKWIVELSPALLTDVAREVGITVQEPFFAKIVCKHPLIHQWVETTRLYLQMQTTEIEQRFWMENSLIQLALLLLRLIPGAHAESWNIEGYDPSIYVVLDALKQSYEQDWTLDDMVALTSLGKYQFSHLFKKETGLTPYSWLQILRVVKSQQLLRQSDASILTIALEVGFKNAASYHTVFRRIYGQTPGAFRVRQLKT; via the coding sequence ATGATACTAGAACATCAAAACGGCCTTTTGTTATGGCGCAAAAGCTTGCTAGGAGAGAGGAGTTGGCGTGATGATCTAAGCTACAAACTGCTATTCAACCCGAGTGGGAAGTCTGTTTATCAGTTCAAAGATCAAGACATGGCACTTACCGCGGGTGAATTACTCCTTCTCAACCCGCACGTTCTGCATAAGCAGCTCTTTCACACTTCTGAGAAATGGATTGTAGAATTAAGTCCAGCACTTTTGACGGACGTTGCCAGGGAAGTTGGCATTACGGTTCAAGAACCTTTCTTTGCAAAAATTGTATGCAAGCATCCGCTTATTCATCAGTGGGTCGAAACAACCCGCTTGTATCTACAAATGCAAACGACAGAAATAGAGCAGCGCTTTTGGATGGAGAACAGCCTAATTCAACTTGCATTGCTGCTGCTTCGGCTTATTCCAGGCGCACATGCTGAAAGTTGGAATATAGAGGGATACGATCCGTCGATTTATGTAGTACTGGACGCATTGAAGCAGAGTTATGAACAAGATTGGACATTGGATGATATGGTGGCATTGACTTCGTTAGGAAAGTATCAGTTTAGTCACCTCTTCAAAAAGGAAACAGGTCTAACTCCATACAGCTGGCTGCAAATACTCCGTGTCGTAAAAAGTCAGCAGCTGCTGCGACAATCAGATGCCTCCATTCTAACAATTGCATTAGAAGTAGGTTTTAAAAATGCAGCTTCTTATCATACGGTATTTCGGCGGATCTATGGTCAGACGCCAGGTGCTTTTCGAGTGAGACAGTTGAAAACATAG
- a CDS encoding ABC transporter permease, protein MIKFNALFRKEWLEAWRDKKVIWLPAVILLMTILQPITLYFMPAILENSNSLPDGAVMKLPIPSGGEVLASTLSQLHTIGTAIIVLACMNVIVQERNTGALMQLFTRPLSSAAYIFSKWTMLVLLHLLAFSLSYGIAWYYTNNLFTDVPFTSVWKSYMIYCLWIVLVITVTLFMGTILRRSGGVAGISILIIASIALLSTILPDTAAYLPSNILTLATDILKTDNTNMHTGIIVTTTLFFIVVLLIGMIKQFSRSVKF, encoded by the coding sequence TTGATCAAGTTTAACGCATTGTTTCGTAAAGAATGGCTGGAAGCTTGGAGAGACAAGAAGGTAATCTGGCTGCCTGCTGTAATTCTTCTAATGACTATTCTCCAACCAATCACGCTATACTTTATGCCAGCTATCTTGGAAAACTCGAACAGTTTACCAGATGGTGCAGTAATGAAACTGCCTATCCCGAGCGGCGGAGAAGTACTGGCCAGTACATTATCTCAATTGCATACTATCGGAACAGCGATTATCGTATTAGCTTGTATGAATGTCATTGTGCAGGAGAGGAATACGGGCGCTCTTATGCAGCTATTCACTAGGCCTCTTAGTTCTGCTGCCTATATTTTCAGTAAGTGGACAATGCTTGTCTTGCTCCATTTACTGGCCTTCTCTCTTTCCTATGGAATTGCATGGTACTACACAAATAACTTATTTACTGATGTCCCGTTTACCTCCGTTTGGAAAAGTTATATGATTTATTGCTTATGGATTGTACTAGTTATTACGGTCACCTTATTTATGGGTACAATTCTTCGCCGCAGCGGAGGAGTGGCAGGTATTTCAATTTTAATCATAGCCAGTATTGCTTTACTTTCGACTATTCTGCCTGATACAGCCGCATATCTGCCCTCTAATATACTCACCCTAGCAACAGATATACTAAAAACAGATAATACAAACATGCATACAGGTATTATCGTGACAACAACCCTTTTCTTTATTGTTGTATTGCTGATAGGAATGATAAAACAGTTCAGCAGGAGTGTTAAGTTTTAA
- a CDS encoding anti-sigma-F factor Fin, protein MAIIYRCRHCKTQLAELDEYKVDIKSLGWDQLSAVDYQEMVQMDAGNIVCQVACEDCENTLQRYPHYHELDHFMQ, encoded by the coding sequence ATGGCTATTATTTATCGTTGTCGGCATTGTAAAACACAGCTCGCAGAACTGGATGAATATAAAGTTGATATAAAATCGCTTGGATGGGATCAATTATCCGCAGTCGATTATCAGGAAATGGTGCAGATGGACGCTGGAAATATTGTTTGCCAGGTGGCGTGTGAGGATTGTGAAAATACCTTGCAGCGATATCCGCACTATCATGAACTGGATCATTTTATGCAATAA
- a CDS encoding PLDc N-terminal domain-containing protein, translating to MENTFALLLPVLIVQFILLVTALMSCIRAEHTLGPKWLWIIIIVCVSIIGPVLFFVAGKRRDR from the coding sequence GTGGAAAATACATTTGCATTGCTGCTGCCTGTTCTTATAGTGCAGTTCATCTTATTAGTAACTGCTCTTATGAGCTGCATCCGAGCTGAACATACACTAGGACCCAAATGGCTCTGGATCATCATCATTGTATGTGTAAGTATTATCGGACCAGTCTTATTTTTTGTCGCCGGGAAAAGGAGGGATAGGTAG